From one Mytilus trossulus isolate FHL-02 chromosome 10, PNRI_Mtr1.1.1.hap1, whole genome shotgun sequence genomic stretch:
- the LOC134686401 gene encoding 14-3-3 protein epsilon-like: MEQIIKVESTHVDLTAKERNLLSNVLKREILSKRTFLKNNGSNEHKGKMNLKNICHSTLDILDRKLIPYAESEKSKVFYYKMKGEYYQYLADYYQYLNKAVTGNAKNEATEKSLAAYNIASDTASTGLPPTHPVHLDLALSLSAFYHDVLNSPDKACSIAKTAFDQAISELDCLSEESYKDSTLKMQLLRDNLTLWSAEGEGQLNGNH; the protein is encoded by the exons ATGGAACAAATAATTAAGGTTGAGTCAACACATGTGGATTTAACAGCCAAAGAGAGAAACTTGTTgtcaaatgtattaaaaagagAAATCTTATCTAAAAgaacttttttgaaaaataatggcAGTAATGAACACAAAGGAAAG AtgaatttgaagaatatttgCCATAGTACTTTAGACATTTTAGATAGAAAACTAATTCCTTATGCAGAAAGTGAAAAATCCAAAGTTTTCTACTATAAAAT GAAAGGAGAGTATTACCAATACTTAGCCGACTATTACCAATACTTAAACAAAGCTGTCACAGGAAATGCTAAAAATGAAGCGACAGAAAAAAGTTTAGCAGCATATAACATTGCAAGTGATACAGCATCTACAGGTCTACCACCTACTCATCCTGTACATTTAGATTTAGCACTTAGTTTGTCTGCGTTTTATCACGATGTTCTCAACTCCCCAGATAAAGCATGTAGTATAGCAAAAACAGCATTTGATCAGGCAATATCAGAGCTTGATTGTTTAAGTGAAGAGAGCTATAAAGATTCAACGTTAAAAATGCAGTTGTTAAGAGATAATTTAACACTGTGGTCTGCTGAAGGTGAAG gtcagttgaATGGGAACCATTAG